GCGCCATCATCTCCACCTCGCCGGCCATGCGCCGGGCGCGCGCTCTTGTGGAGCGCATCGCCGACACGGACGTGCCGGTGCTGCTCCTGGGCGAGTCGGGTACGGGCAAGGAAGTGATCGCCCGGGAGATCCACGCGCGCAGCCAGCGCCGCAACAAGCCCTTCATCAAGGTGAACTGCGCGGCGCTGCCCGGCGAGCTGCTGGAGAGCGAGCTGTTCGGCCACGAGCGCGGCGCCTTCACGGGCGCGACGGCGGAGAAGCCGGGCAAGTTCGAGCTGGCGGACCAGGGCACCATCTTCCTGGACGAGATTGGCGAGATGGCCATCCGGCTCCAGGCCAAGCTGCTCCAGGTGCTGCAGGACGAGGAGTTCTTCCGCGTGGGCGGCAAGAAGAGCGTCCGCGTGGACAGCCGCGTGGTGGTGGCCACCAACCGCGATCTCGAGAAGGAGATCGCCCTGGGCAACTTCCGCGAGGACCTCTACTACCGCCTCAACGTGGTGGCCATCCGCCTGCCCGCCCTGCGCGAGCGCATGGAGGACGTGGTGCCGCTGACGGACCACTTCCTCAAGAAGTACGGGCGCAACTACATCCAGGGCGTCTCGGAGCTGCCCTCGGAGGTGCTCCGCGCCTTCACCGAGTACGAGTGGCCGGGCAACGTGCGCGAGCTGGAGAACATGGTGCGCCGCCTGTGCGTGCTGAAGGACCCGACGCTGGTGCTGGACGAGTTGCGCCAGGGCCGGATTCCCGCCAGCGCTCCGTCCCTGCCCACCTCCTACGCGGGGGATGACGGCGCAGCGCCGGTCCGTGCGCCGGAGCCCGAGCCGGAGCCCGTGGTGCGCGCGGCGGCCCCCGTGGCCTCCACGCAGGTGCTGGAGATGCCCTCGCGCGGCGGCACGTCCGCTCCGGCCAGCCCGGCGCAGGGGCTCTCGGAGCTCTTCGCGAGCCCCACCCCGCAGCCGCGCTACGCCAACCCGTTCGACATGCCGCAGCCGCCTCCGCCCCCGCTCACCATGCCCGTGGCCGAGATGTCGCTGAAGGACATTGGCAAGCGGGCGGCGATGCTGGCCGAGCGCGAGGCCATCCTCTCCATGCTCCAGCGCACTGCCTGGAACAAGCGCAAGGCGGCCGGCAAGCTGCGCATCAGCTACAAGGCGCTGCTCTACAAGATCAAGGAGTGCGGCATCGTGGATCCGCGCGCCAGCGCGGAGTTCTGAGCCCTGCTGAACCGACGTGACGGATGACCGGAAGCCGGGGGCAGGGCACTGCTCCCGGCTTCTTCCGTTGGAGGATTGCCGCGCTGCGGCATGGGGCGGCTGTCCGGTGGCGTGCACCCCGGGGCGCCCGGGGACGCCTTGCGCGCGGGGAGGCGGCCCGGTATCGACGGGGCATGGCTCCGCCCCTCGTTCTGCTGGGTTCTGGCTACACGCTCACGCGGCTTGCGCGGACGTTCCCGGGAAGGGCGCTGATCGCCGCCACGAGGGACCCCCAGCGCCGGGCGGAGCTGGAGCGGGTAGGGGCCCGGGTCTGCTCCGTGGAGGAAGCGCTGGAGCACGTGGAGGGGGCCCATGTGGTCAGCTCCATTCCGCCCGAGGCGGGGCTCGATGGCAGGCTCGCCGAGGTGCTGGGCCGGCACCGCCCGTCCCGGTGGGTGTACCTGTCCTCGACGGGCGTCTACGCCGGCACGCGCGGCGCCGTGGATGAGGCCACCCCCGTCAGTTCGTCCGCTCCCGCCGCACAGGGGCGCCTCTCGGCGGAGGCGCTGTTCCGTCCGCTGGGCGCCAGCGTGCTGCGCATCGCCGGGATTTACGGCCCGGGCCGGGGCACGCACACGCGGCTGCTGGCGGGGACGCACCGGCTGCCCGAGGGCGGTGGAGGCCGGCTCTCACGCGTCCACGTGGAGGACCTGGTGGAGGCCATCCGCGTGGTGCTGGAGCGGGGGGAGCCCGGAGGGCTCTACTGCGTCGCCGATGATCGCGCCGCGACGCAAGGGGAGACGGCCGCATGGCTCTGCGAGCGGCTGGCGCTGCCGTTGCCGCCCACGGTGCCGCTGGAGAGCCTGCATGAGACCCTTCGCGGGGACCGGGCCGTGAGCAACGCCCGGCTCAAGGCCCTGGGCTGGAGGCCCCGGTATCCGGATTTCACCACCGGCTTCGCGGCGGTGCTCGAGGCGGAGGGGCTCGCCGGGGCCTCGCCTCCAGGCGCCATGTCCTAGCGTATTAGCGCGTCTTCCAGGCCGCGGAGGGGGTGTTCGTAAAGCTGTCTTTTCAGCCCGGCGGGTGCCTGTCACGCTACGTGAGAACAGCGTGAAGAACCGGCCGAAGGGTGCGACTCCGATGAGAGGACCAGGGCTGTCTCACAGGTTGTTGGCGACATTCAACGAAGGGGTCACCCGCTCGATGGCGGGAGATCACCCCGCCGCGCTCCAGGCCTTCGACAAGGTGCTGGCCGAAGATCCGAAACATTCCCCGGCCCTGAGTGCCAAGGGCTTCTCGCTGGCCCGGCTGGGGCGGGCGAAGGAGGCGCTGCCCTGTTTCGAGCGCGCCATCGAGCTGGACCCCTCCAGTCCCGACAACTACCGCAACGCCGCCGTCTGCCAACTGGAGCTGGACGAGCCCGAGTCCGCATCCACGCTCTTCGAGCGGGCCTTCCAGCTCAACCCGGAGACCCATTACCGGGAGGCCGCCGCCGTCGAGGTCTTCCATCTGGGCCAGGCACTGCTCCACCGCGGGGGCCGCCGCCCGGACAAGGCGCGCTACCGCCACGCCCGCCATGCCTTCGAGCTGGCCCTTCAGTACCACCCCTCTTTCATCGATGCGGCGAGGGCGCTGGCGGACGTCTGGACGCACCTGGGTGATGCAGAGAAGAGCCAGCACTACCTCCTGCTGGCCTCCCGCTTGAGGCCCGTGGGCTAGAAGCCCGGGCGGGAACGGCTCGGGGCTGAGCGCTCAGGCCGAGACGCGGTAGCTGCCCAGGACGCGGAACGACTGGCACAGGCGCGCGGCCTCGTCGAGCGCCGCGGCCAGCCCGGGCTCCTCCCGCGAGCCCTCCAGGTCGAGGCAGAAGACGTACTCCCAGGGCCGCCGCCGGGGGCGTGACTCCATCCGCAGGATGCTCACCCCCCGCGTGGCGAACACCCCCAGCACCCGGTGGAGCGTGCCCGGGTGGTTCTCCAGGGTGAACGCCACCGCCGTCTTGCTCCGGGGGCCGGGCCGCGGGGGAGTGGCCCCCATCGCGACGAAGCGGGTGTGGTTGCCCGGGGCGTCCTCGATGCCCTCCAGCAGCACCTCCAGGCCGTAGAGCTCCGCGGCGGTCCGGCTGGCGATGGCGGCGGTGCGCGGGGGAGCCCGCTCCGCGACGCGCCGGGCGCTGCCCGCGGTGTCGGCCTCCGCCACCGGGGTGATGCCGCGCTGGCGCAGGAAGGTGGCACACTGGGCCAGGGCCTGGGGGTGGGAGAGGGCGCGCTCCAGCCCCTCCAGCGCCGTGCCCGGAGGCGCGAGCAGACAGTGCCGGATGGGCAGCGCCAGCTCGCCGGTGATGGACAGGGCGAACTCCAGCAGCAGGTCCACGTTCTCGGTGACGGAGCCCGCGAGCACGTTCTCCACCGGCACCACGCCCCCGTCCACCTGGCCCGCGGTGACGGCCTCGAAGACGGCGCGGAACGAGGACACGGGCACCGCCTCCACGCCCGGGCCGAAGAGCGCGCGCGTGGCCTGCTCGCCATAGGCGCCGCGCTCCCCCTGGAAGGCGATCCGCGGCTCACTCATGAAGGCCTTCCACCCGGGGGTAGGTGCCCAGCAGCCGCATGGACGAGGTGAGGGGCTGGAGATCCTGGAGCGCCGCGACGAGGGGCGCATCGGCCGCGTGGCCCTCCAGGTCCAGGTAGAAGCGGTAGCGCCAGGGCTGTCCCGGGATGGGGCGGGACTCCAGCTTGGCCAGGTTCACCCCCCGCTGGGACAGCGCCGTCAGGACCTGGCCCAGGGTTCCGGGCCGGTGCTCCAGCACCACCATCAGGGACGTCTTGCAGTGGGCATCCGCGGGAATGGGCGCGGCCTCGCGGCTCACCTCCACGAAGCGCGTGTAGTTGCCCGTGGAGGGCTGGATGTCCCGCACCAGCACCTCCAGGCCGAAGCGCTGGGCGGCGCTCTCGCTGGCGATGGCCGCCACGGTCGGATCATTGCGCTCGCGCACCTTCAGGGCCGCGGCGCTGGTGTCGTACTCGGGCAGGGGACGGATCCACGGCACCTTGCGCAGGAAGGCCTCGCACTGCGAGATGGCCTGGGGGTGGGAGAGCACCGTGCGGACTTCCTCCAGCCGGGTGCCGGGCAGCCCCAGCAGGCGGTGATCCACCTGGCTCACCAGCTCGCCGATGATGACCGCGCCCCCCTCGGCCAGCAAATCGTACGTCTCGTTCATGCTGCCGGCGGAGGTGTTCTCGATGGGCAACAGCGCGAGGTCCAGCGCCCCCCGGCGCAGCGCCTCCAGCACCTCGCGGCCCGTCTCCAGGCCCGTGAGCAGGACGCCACCGCTGCGGCCCTTGTAGCGCTGGCGCGCGGCCAGGTGGCTGTAGGAGCCCTCGATGCCGGGGTAGCCCACGCGCAGCGGCGTGGTGTCCAGCCGCTGGATGAGCGCCTGCTGCCGGGCCACCGACATGTCCATGATGATGCGGTAGATGCGCTCGACTTCGTGCGGGTCCAACCCGTGCGCCGTGGCCACCTCGCGCACCCGGTGGAGGATCAGATCTTCCCGGGGCGGATCCCGGAGCGGCGAGGCGTCGGCCACCTTCGTCCGGGCGATGTCGTCCGCCAGGTTCATGCGCCTGCGCAGGGCGTCCATGATTTCCGTGTCGATGCGCTCGATGTCCGCGCGGAGGCGAGAGATGTCCGGAAGATCTGCCATATGCCAAGACACTAACCGGGTTGGGATGCCTTCGGGAGCGCTGTCCCTCCCAATTTCAGGATGAGTTTGAAATGCGCCGCCGTGATGGGCGTCACGCTAAGCCGGCTTCGTGTGATGAGAGGAAAGTCTTTCAAAGCGGCCGTCTTTTTGACGGTGGCCAGGGCCACGGGCGCTGACAAGGCCACCACCGGGCCCACCCTCACCGAGGCCCAGTCCTCGCCGGGGGCCGTGGAGTCCGGGCCTGCTTCGGTGAGCACCTGCGCCACGGCCACCACGGCCTTGTCCTCGTTCGAGTGGTAATAGAGGCACAGGTCCCCGGGCCGCATGGCCCGGAGGTTGTTGCGCGCCTCGAAGTTGCGGATCCCGGTCCACTCCGTCTCGCCGTCCTTCTCGAGCTGCGCGTACGCGTAGACGGATGGCTCGCTCTTGATCAACCAGTACTGGGTCTTCGCCATGGCGGCGCACTCTACCCAGCCGGTAGGCGGAGGCGAGGCCTTCCTCCAAGGCCTCGCCCCGGTCCGTCACGTGACGTGGGTCTTCAGGAAGACCCGCAGGGCCTCGGCCACGCTCCACGCCTGGGCGATGCAGCCCCGGGGCTGGTACGGCTCGGTGGCATCGAAGATCTCGCTGATCTGTCCCACGCCCTCGTGCTCCAGGTGGTGCTCCAGGCCCACCAGCAGCGCGCGCGCCGCCTGGATGTCCGGGTTCACCTTCAGCGTCGCGTCGATGTAGTGGCCGATGAGCCAGCCCCACACCGTGCCCTGGTGGTAGGCCGCGTCCCGGGCCCGCAGGTCGCCGTCGTACTTCGCCTTGTAGTCCGGGTGGCCGGGCGCCAGGCTCCGCAGCCCCACCGGCGTCAGCAGCTGATCGTGGACGATCTTCAGCACCCCGTCCCAGCGCTCGCGTCGCAGCACCGGGAAGCGCAGGGAGATGGCGAAGACCTGGTTGGGCCGGATGGCCGGGTCATCCCGCCCGTCCTCTCCATCCACCACGTCGAAGAGGCAGCCAGTGGCCGGATTCCAGAAGCGCTTGTTGAAGGCGCCGTACACCCGCTCCGCCGCGCCCATGTAGCCCTTGGCGTCTCCGCCCAGGCGCTCGGCCCACATGGCCATCAACCGCAGCGCGTTGAACCACAGGGCATTGATTTCCACCGCCTTGCCGCGCCGGGGGGTGACGACCCAGCCATCCACCTTGGCGTCCATCCAGGTGAGCTGGTAGCCCTCCGCGCCCTGCCGCAGCAGCCCGTCCGCCGGGTCCACGCCGATGTGGAAGCGGGTGCCCTTCTGGTGCCGCTCCACGATGCCCGCCAGGGTGGGGAACAAGTCCCGCAGCAGCGCCTCGTCACCGGTGGTCTCCACGTACCGGTCCACCGCGTGGAAGAACCACAGGGTGGCGTCGGCCGTGTGGTACACGCCCTCGTTCTCCCCGTCCGGGAAGTAGTTGGGGATGAGGCCGTCCTTCACGTAGTGCTGGAAGGTGCGCAGGATGGCCGCCGCCTCCCGGTACCGGCCGGTGCTCAGGGTGAGCCCCGCGTGGGAGATCATCGTGTCCCGGCCCCAGTCGGTGAACCAGTGGTAGCCGGCGATGACGCTGCGCGTGTCCTGGCCCACGGAGTGGGACCACGCGTCGTCCATGGGGCGGGTAGGGGCGATGATGAACTGGTCGGCCGCCAGCACCAGGCGCGCGGGAATCCCCGTCTGGGCTTCCGCCGGGGCCCGGCTCAGCAGCTTCCGCTCCCGCTCCAGCTCCAGCTCGAACGCCTGTACTGGATCCCGGTCGAGGGCCCAGACCTCGTCCGTGGTGATTCCCAGCGCCAGGACTTCGCCCGCGCGCACGGTGCACTCGAAGTAGCCCGGGCTGCGCTGCACCTCCTGGTGGTCATACCCCCGGCGCTGCTCCGTCCGGAAGAACATCGGAGGCGAGGCCTGGCTCAGGCCCACGAAGGGGGCGGCGCACTGCGAGTAGAGGCGCATGCGCAGGGACGGTGCCTCCGGGGTGGCTTGCAGCTCCACCAGCGGCCCCTGCATGCGCACGATGGGCTCCTCCTTCGTGGGCGCGGAGAGCGGCCCGTCATGGGGGCGCATCACCGGGAAGGGGCGCAGCCGCAGGCGGACCTCGGGCCCCGACACGTGCTCCCACAGGACGAAGAGCGTGTTCTGGCCATGCACCATCATCAGCTTGCGGCGCAGCCGGGACGGGCCGAGCGCGTAATCCCAGACGGGAATCAGCCCCTCCAGGTGAAAGCCGCGCAGCAACCCGGCCCTCTCCTGCTGGGGCTGTCCGCCTACATGCTCCTCGGCCGAGAGGGAGAAGGTCTGCCCATCGGCCAGGGCTTCCTCCGCCAGCCGGGCGAGCAGCACCGTCCGGCCGCGCCCGGGCAGGTTGGGGGTGAACAGGCCGTGGTAGCGCCGGGTATTGCAGCCCGCGACCGTGCCGGAGGCATACCCTCCGCGCCCATTGGTGACGAGCCACTCGCGGGTCATCACTTCGGAGAGTCCGGGCCCATGGGGCCATTCGAAGCCGAGGCGCGGCAGGGACGGGGCGGTATCCACAGGGGTCACGGGGTCTTCTCCTCGTCACTCGTCAACACGAGCGCGGACTGGCCGGGAATGAGCATCCGTCCTGCTTCCGGGAGGGTGGGGGCGGCACCCAGACCCCCGTAGCGAACGTGCTCTGAAGACAGCAGGGGCCTCCAGATTTTTCCCACGGGCGGTGCGAGAAGCGGTTCGGGGCAGGGGTCCAAGTCCATCCCCGTGCCCAGGTTGAGCAGGAGCAGGCGGTCGCCTTCCTGCCCGGTGCCGAAGTAGCGCAGCACCAGCGCTGTCTTGGACAGCACTGCCCCGGCGATGCGGCGGGGGTCCTGCGCGGACAGCACCGGGTCTTCCCGGCGCAGCCGCAGCAAGTCCCGGTGCAGGTCCAGCGCTTCCCGGTTCCGCTCCCGCTCGGACCAATCCAGCTTGGAAGCCCGGAAGGACGCTTCGCCCACCGGCACCTCGTGGCCCTCCTCCAGCGCCTGCTTGGCACTGGGGAACTGGGAGAGGAACTCGTTGCGCCCCTTGTGGACGAGCTTCTGCAGCTCGGGCTTGTGGTCCACGA
This region of Stigmatella aurantiaca genomic DNA includes:
- a CDS encoding sigma 54-interacting transcriptional regulator; this encodes MDRIAVLVVDDEESVRTFLGELLGNAGYQVRCAASGAQALEMLEGGSFDAVLLDVVMPEMSGLEVLRRYRSAGGGAPVIVLSALSGADDAVRAMKLGASDYLAKPFGNDELEDVLARALGTRAPARQAVAPTPARPAAPVLEGAGEARAIISTSPAMRRARALVERIADTDVPVLLLGESGTGKEVIAREIHARSQRRNKPFIKVNCAALPGELLESELFGHERGAFTGATAEKPGKFELADQGTIFLDEIGEMAIRLQAKLLQVLQDEEFFRVGGKKSVRVDSRVVVATNRDLEKEIALGNFREDLYYRLNVVAIRLPALRERMEDVVPLTDHFLKKYGRNYIQGVSELPSEVLRAFTEYEWPGNVRELENMVRRLCVLKDPTLVLDELRQGRIPASAPSLPTSYAGDDGAAPVRAPEPEPEPVVRAAAPVASTQVLEMPSRGGTSAPASPAQGLSELFASPTPQPRYANPFDMPQPPPPPLTMPVAEMSLKDIGKRAAMLAEREAILSMLQRTAWNKRKAAGKLRISYKALLYKIKECGIVDPRASAEF
- the pheA gene encoding prephenate dehydratase, with protein sequence MADLPDISRLRADIERIDTEIMDALRRRMNLADDIARTKVADASPLRDPPREDLILHRVREVATAHGLDPHEVERIYRIIMDMSVARQQALIQRLDTTPLRVGYPGIEGSYSHLAARQRYKGRSGGVLLTGLETGREVLEALRRGALDLALLPIENTSAGSMNETYDLLAEGGAVIIGELVSQVDHRLLGLPGTRLEEVRTVLSHPQAISQCEAFLRKVPWIRPLPEYDTSAAALKVRERNDPTVAAIASESAAQRFGLEVLVRDIQPSTGNYTRFVEVSREAAPIPADAHCKTSLMVVLEHRPGTLGQVLTALSQRGVNLAKLESRPIPGQPWRYRFYLDLEGHAADAPLVAALQDLQPLTSSMRLLGTYPRVEGLHE
- the pheA gene encoding prephenate dehydratase gives rise to the protein MSEPRIAFQGERGAYGEQATRALFGPGVEAVPVSSFRAVFEAVTAGQVDGGVVPVENVLAGSVTENVDLLLEFALSITGELALPIRHCLLAPPGTALEGLERALSHPQALAQCATFLRQRGITPVAEADTAGSARRVAERAPPRTAAIASRTAAELYGLEVLLEGIEDAPGNHTRFVAMGATPPRPGPRSKTAVAFTLENHPGTLHRVLGVFATRGVSILRMESRPRRRPWEYVFCLDLEGSREEPGLAAALDEAARLCQSFRVLGSYRVSA
- a CDS encoding NAD-dependent epimerase/dehydratase family protein produces the protein MAPPLVLLGSGYTLTRLARTFPGRALIAATRDPQRRAELERVGARVCSVEEALEHVEGAHVVSSIPPEAGLDGRLAEVLGRHRPSRWVYLSSTGVYAGTRGAVDEATPVSSSAPAAQGRLSAEALFRPLGASVLRIAGIYGPGRGTHTRLLAGTHRLPEGGGGRLSRVHVEDLVEAIRVVLERGEPGGLYCVADDRAATQGETAAWLCERLALPLPPTVPLESLHETLRGDRAVSNARLKALGWRPRYPDFTTGFAAVLEAEGLAGASPPGAMS
- a CDS encoding EVE domain-containing protein; its protein translation is MAKTQYWLIKSEPSVYAYAQLEKDGETEWTGIRNFEARNNLRAMRPGDLCLYYHSNEDKAVVAVAQVLTEAGPDSTAPGEDWASVRVGPVVALSAPVALATVKKTAALKDFPLITRSRLSVTPITAAHFKLILKLGGTALPKASQPG
- a CDS encoding amylo-alpha-1,6-glucosidase, producing the protein MTPVDTAPSLPRLGFEWPHGPGLSEVMTREWLVTNGRGGYASGTVAGCNTRRYHGLFTPNLPGRGRTVLLARLAEEALADGQTFSLSAEEHVGGQPQQERAGLLRGFHLEGLIPVWDYALGPSRLRRKLMMVHGQNTLFVLWEHVSGPEVRLRLRPFPVMRPHDGPLSAPTKEEPIVRMQGPLVELQATPEAPSLRMRLYSQCAAPFVGLSQASPPMFFRTEQRRGYDHQEVQRSPGYFECTVRAGEVLALGITTDEVWALDRDPVQAFELELERERKLLSRAPAEAQTGIPARLVLAADQFIIAPTRPMDDAWSHSVGQDTRSVIAGYHWFTDWGRDTMISHAGLTLSTGRYREAAAILRTFQHYVKDGLIPNYFPDGENEGVYHTADATLWFFHAVDRYVETTGDEALLRDLFPTLAGIVERHQKGTRFHIGVDPADGLLRQGAEGYQLTWMDAKVDGWVVTPRRGKAVEINALWFNALRLMAMWAERLGGDAKGYMGAAERVYGAFNKRFWNPATGCLFDVVDGEDGRDDPAIRPNQVFAISLRFPVLRRERWDGVLKIVHDQLLTPVGLRSLAPGHPDYKAKYDGDLRARDAAYHQGTVWGWLIGHYIDATLKVNPDIQAARALLVGLEHHLEHEGVGQISEIFDATEPYQPRGCIAQAWSVAEALRVFLKTHVT
- a CDS encoding tetratricopeptide repeat protein, which translates into the protein MAGDHPAALQAFDKVLAEDPKHSPALSAKGFSLARLGRAKEALPCFERAIELDPSSPDNYRNAAVCQLELDEPESASTLFERAFQLNPETHYREAAAVEVFHLGQALLHRGGRRPDKARYRHARHAFELALQYHPSFIDAARALADVWTHLGDAEKSQHYLLLASRLRPVG